Below is a genomic region from Deinococcus cellulosilyticus NBRC 106333 = KACC 11606.
GGTCACCTCGTCGGCGTATTCCAGTGCACCGCCCACCGGGAGGCCATAAGCGATACGACTCACCGTGGCTCCAGTGCTGGCGAGTTGACGCTGCAGGTACATGCTGGTGGCTTCCCCTTCCACGGTGGTGCTGGTGGCGAGGATCACCTCCATGTCGGACTGGACCCGTCCCATCAGTTGCTTGATGTAGAGCTTGTCGGGACCGACCCCATGCATGGGACTGATGGCTCCGTGCAGCACGTGGTAAAGGCCACGGTATTCACCAGAGCGTTCAATGGCCAGCACGTCTCCTGCATCCTCCACAACACAGATCTGGTTTCGCATGCGGGTCTGGTCGCTGCACACCTCGCAGAGTTCCTTGTCGGTGACGTTGAAGCACTCGGGGCAGAGGTGCAGTTCTTCCTTGGCGCTCAGGAGGAGTTTCGCAATGCGCTCGATGTCCTCCTGAGGTTGCTCAAAGAGGTAGAAGGCCAGCTTCTGGGCACTTTTGGGACCAATGCCCGGCCATCTGGACAGTTCGCGGATCAGTTGAAGAAGGCTTGCCGGGTACTTCATTTCACATCAAACCGCCCAGGAAGCCCATGCTGCGCTGCGTTTCCTGCTGCTGCAATGCATCGGCTTTCTCCTGGGCGTCCCGGATGGCGACCACCAGCAGGTCTTCGAGGGTTTCCACATCATCAGGGTCAACGGCCTGGGGGTTGATCTTCAGGCCCTGAAGTTTGCCCTGACCGTTCAGGGTGACTTCCACCATGCCACTGGCGGTTCCGGTGACGGTCATTCCGGCGAGTTGATCCTGGATTTTCTGTGCAGCGACCTGGGCCTGCTGCATTTGCTTCATGAGTTTCTTCATGTCCATAAAGGGTATTTTATAACGTTTTGGGGGGTGGGAATGGTGGGTTGAACGGCATTGTTGTACACCAAAAAACCCGCGTCCCACAAAGAAAAAACATCAGCATTTTTCAGCTGATGTTGTACCAGGTCCAGCAATACAGGTTAGAGGGCAGAACCCGGGTACTTGACCCGCTTGGTGCGACGGTACACCTGTGCAGGACGGCCCACACCATTGCGGCGCTCTCCGGCAGGCTCCAGCAGGCCCTGGGAGAGGATGCGTTTGCGGAAGTTGCGCTTGTCGAGCTTCTGGTTGAGGATCGCCTCGTACACTTCCTGAAGTTCAGGAAGGGTGAAGTGCTCTGGCAGGAACTCGAAAGCAAGGTTGGCGTATTCCAGACGGGTCTGCAGCCTGCGGATGGCGCGGGCCAGGATGTCTGCGTGGTCGAAGGCCAGTGGAGGTGGATCGTGGGCCACGAACCATGCAGCGCCCACGGTGCTTCCACCTGCATGGACGGCAGGGGTGCCATGGGGCAGCACCGCCATGTGCGCAACGGAGACAATGCGTCCGCGAGGATCGCGTCCAGGATTGCCAAAAGTATAAAGTTGTTCAAGATGGTTGGGAGAGAGTGCCACGCTGGTCTCTTCACGGAGTTCCCGCAGGGCAGCCGCAGCGAGGGTTTCTTCATGCTGAACAAACCCTCCGGGGAGTGCCCAGGATTGGGAGTGGGGTTCCAGACCACGGCGGACCAGCAGGATGTGCAGCTGGCCCTTGTGCATGGCAAAGGCCACCACATCTACTGCTAGACCCACTTGAGCAGCAAAAGGAGGCAGTGTTAGTGTATACATCACACTTAAATATATTGCTTTTCAACGTGCAAGTCAATGAATTTCTGGCAGCAGTCATCTACACCAATTGGCTTGTGTAGTTTTTCACAAAAGAGTCACTTTGCAAAGGCAAATCAGAGTCAGCCATCCGTATTTGCTCGTAATGGCCTGCATATCTGGGAATTCTGTTGAATCGATGGGACTTTTGACCCTTGAGTCCATCCATCTTGAAACACCAATTCAAACCTAGACAGCATCAGAAGCAGTCCAAAAAGATTGAGCCCTCCAGAAGAAGTTGAAGCAATTCTGACAGCAAGGCTCAGGTTCTGTATTTTAAGATGTGAATTGACAGAGGGCATCCAATGATGTGAACACCCTTGTGACCTGCATCAGCATACGGCAAAACCAGGAGGCACATGCAGCAAAAACCCCAGATTCTGCTGCACGTCTTCGTCCCTTCAGCCGCATTGCGTAGGCGAATCCCCGGCAAGTGGTGTAAAATAAGATTTGATGTTCCTACCCAGAATGTCCACGATCCCCGAGAACGGGGCGTGCTGGAGGTGGTTGTAATTTCTAAAGAGCACAAGATCAATGAGCAGATCCGGGTTCGGCAAGTCCGTTTGATTGATGACGAGGGCGGCCAAGTTGGCATCATCGATACCAGGGAAGCCCTGCGTGTCGCCCAGGAAAAAGGCCTGGATCTGGTGATGGTTGGCGCTACTGCTGTTCCCCCGGTCTGTAAACTCATGGATTACGGGCGTTTTCGTTACGAGCAACAACAGAACGAAAAAGAAAACCGCCGTCGTGCACGCACCCAGGAAGTCAAGTCCATCAAATTCCGCATTAAAATTGATGAAAACGACTTCAACACCAAGACCAACCATGTTCGTCGCTTCCTGGAAGAAGGCAACAAAGTCAAAGTCACCATCATGTTCCGTGGCCGCGAGCGCACCCACCCCGAACTCGGTGAGCGCATCCTGGAACGTGTTGCCGATGCCATCAAGGACATCGGTTCACCCGAAGGTGCACCTTCCATTGCAGGCATGGACATGAACATGATCGTTGCTCCGGCTCCTGGCAAAATCAAGAAAAAAGACGCCGAAGACACCGAAGCCATCGGTTCAGAAGCCTGAGTTTGCCCGAACCCACCATCCTCCCATCCGGGAGGATTTTTTTGCATACCTGACGAGAGTGTGAGAAATCCATCAATCCTCCGGTGGTGTTCTGCTCTGCTTTCGCTGCTACCATTTTGAATATGAAACAGCCCGTGGTTTTTCTTTTGATTGCCGCCCTGATGTCCGCATGCACAGTCACCACACAGACTTCTGTTCAGCCCAAACCTCAGGCTGCAGTCGTGGCCCAGCCCAAAACCCCACCCAGCAAGAACCTTGGGGATTATGCTCTGCCCGACGGGGCCAGCAACATCAAGGTCAAAAGCAACAAGGTGGAGTTCAGCCTGGGCAAGCGAGACCTGGGCGATGTTTTCGAGCATTTCGACAACCAGTTCAAGCGCAAAGGCTGGCTGCGGGTTGGAGTGGAAAACCGTCCCAACCGTGTGGAAGCCACCTACAAGTTTGAGAACAATCTGGTGCGCCTGACCGTCAAACGCGAGGGCAACAGCGGCAAATTCGAGGTTGAACTCGAAGATTGAGGAGAGTCCAGCAGAAAGCAGGGATCACACAAGATCCCTGCTTTTTTGATCCACAGATCAAACTGTTCTGTTGAAGGTGTAGATCCTGGGGAAATGCCCCCCGTGGTACACCCGGTCTTCCCTCAGAAGCTTCCAGTCGGATTGCCCCTTGATCAGGCGGTCCATCAGTTTCACCTCGTGGGAAATCAGGACCATGCGGGCACCCGCAGAAGCAATGCGGGTCATCTCCCTGAAGAATTCCGGGTACAGCACCAGGTTTCCGGTGTTGGTTCCCACGTTGTCTCCCCAGGGCAGGTCGCAGAGGATCACATCCACACTCTGGTCCGGCAGATCCAGATGGGTGGCATCGGCGATGTCCACCTCGAAGGGCAGTCCTGCGGCTTGCAGGTTGCTGCGGGCAAACTCCACATGCTCAAAATCCAGGTCACAGCCAGAGACCTTGCGGGCACCATAGATCTGGCCGCACTCGATCATCAGGGTGCCAGAGCCGCACATGGGGTTGTACACCACATCGTGCTTCTCAACGTGGGCGAGTTGCAGCATGGCTGCAGCCACAGTGGCATTGAGGCCCCCTTCCATGTTGGCAACACGCCAGGGCCGTGCAGAAAGGGGGCGAGGAGACAGGCGAATCAGCACCTCCCAGCCTTCCCCGGCTTTGAGGACCCGCAACACCAGTTCTCCCTCTTCAGGGTCGTGCCTGAGGCCGCTCTGCTTGCTGATCTCCTCTGCCAGACGCTGGAACACGCTGGAATCACTGCCTGCCGCAGCAAAACGGAAAGAAGCAAAGGTGCCCAGCTTCAGGGTGTCCTGAACGATGCTGAGAAGCCTTGTGAGGTGCTGGTGGCCCAGCAGGGCTTTGGGACGGGGCACCTCGAAACGCTCGATTCTGGACACCGCCACCACCGTTCTGAGCTGCAACAGTGGGAGGGGTTTTCCAGGGAAAGCAATGCGCAAGAAATCCTTGCCCTTGCCCAGAATTCGGGCATTCAGGGGTTTCAGTTCATTCAGCACGAAGGGACTCAGGCCTTCGAGAAGGTCCAACTGGTACGTCTGCATTTTTAGCAGCTTACCCGAAGAAGGGCTCGGGCTGCAAAACCTGATGCTCCTGCAAAGCCACAAAAAGCCTGTTCAAGAGCTCATGGAACATCGGTTCTGGTTCACGCTGGTATCTGGCCCACATCAAGAGGAAGTTGTGAAGGATGCCCACCCGGTACTCCCGGTACAGCTCTTCCTGGGACAGGGCAATGCCATGCTGGTGCAGCACCTGCAAGTACTGCTGAAGGAGTTCATGCTCCAGACGGGTCCGCTCAAACCAGTTGAAACGGATCACCAGAAAATGTGCGAGATCAAACCCCACAGGGCTCACACAGGAGTGCTCATAGTCGATCAGGTACAGGCGGTCCCAGTTCAGGCGGTCCACCATCACCTGACCAAAGTGGAAATCTCCGTGGCACAGGGTCACTTTGCGGGCCTCTGCAAAAAGGCCTTCCAGCACCCCTGGATTCAGCAAATGGTCTGCCACACGCAGAAGTTCTGGAGAGAGGTTCAGGTCTTCCCTGCCCTGCTGCAGGCAGGAACGGTGTTTGAAAATGAGCCTGTGGATCTGGTCTCCCCAGGGGGCACTCGGGTGCTGTTTCAGGGCGGGGTGCAGCATCCACTGGGCATGAAACTCCCCCATCAGGCGCATCACCTGATGCACCCGGTTGAAGCGCTCCGGCTCAGGAAGGTCCGACCAGTGCATGCAGCGGTCCTCCAGGCTTTCCAGAATCAGATGGGCCTTGAGGGTGGCCTCACTTTGCTGGTACCCCAGCAGTGCCGCGTGAGGAATGCTGAGCAGTGGAGCAAAATCCCTCAAGTACTGGATTTCGTTGAGGAACCTTTTGAAGTGTTTCTCGCTGAAGTCATCTGCTGGGCGGTATTTCACGAAGACCTCGCGGGAAGTCCCGGAAACCTGCAGCCTCAAAAAGGCATAGTCTGCCCGTTCTCCTTCTCCCAGACGCAGCAGTTCCATGCGCTGCAGGTCTGGAAAGGCACCCTTCATGGCACTTTTCAACATGAGGGGATACGCCACAGGCTCGGGATGACCTGCCCAGCTCTTCACGGCAGACAGCATCACCCCGAGGCTGCCAGAAACGGTGTTCAGGTGATCACCAGCCAGGTGACCCATGAGGTCCCCACCATGAAAATCCCTGCGTAAACTGCACATCCAATGCCCAGTCCCAGGCATCCTCTGCGGCGGTGGCGACGGTGCCTGCGGTGACGGCGGTGAGAATGCGACCCGATGAAAGAACCAATTGAAAATGAACCCACTGAGAAACTGCTCATGCTGCCTCCTGTTATACGGTGTTTGATCTTCACCGTCTCTGTGAAGAATTACGGTCTTGGAGGCCAGACCGTTCCCTGCAGTCCAGAACTGACCGCTGAAGCCCGACGGCTGACTGCTTTTCTGCACAGCCTTTTTTGACAAAACAGACCTTTTCCTGTACACTCATAAGGCTGAAGTGAAGCCGGGAAAACTGCGCCTGTCGCGACCGCGCTTCCGGGTTTACCCCAAGGGGAAAACCTCAGGAGGACATCAAAATGCCCAAGCAGAAAACCAAAAAGGCTGCCGTGCGTCGCATCAAAGTGACCGCCACCGGCAAAGTGATGGCGTTCAAGAGTGGCAAGCGCCACCAGAACACCGGCAAATCCGGCAAAGAAATTGCCAACAAAGGCACCGGATTCGTGCTGGCCAAGAGTGAGTGGGCCCGCATGAAGCTCATGTTCCCCGGAGGTCGCAACTAATGCCACGCGCCAAGACTGGTATCATCCGCCGTCGTCGTCACAAGAAGGTTCTGAAGCGCGCCAAGGGCTTCTGGGGTTCACGCTCCAAGAACTACAAAAACGCCTTCCAGACCCTGCTGAACGCAGCCACCTACGAATACCGCGACCGTCGCAACAAGAAGCGCGACTTCCGTCGCCTGTGGATTCAGCGCATCAACGCCGCTGCCCGCCTGAACGACATCAGCTACTCCAGCCTGATGTTCGGTCTGAAAAAAGCCGGCGTGGCCCTGGACCGCAAAGTCCTCGCTGACATCGCTGCCCGCGAGCCCCAGGTGTTCGCCACCCTGGTGACCACCGCCAAGAACGCTCTCGCCAGCGCTTAAGGCTTGAACCAGAACCACCCCTGACAAATCAGGGGTGGTTTTTTCATGGCTCAATCGAGTTTCAGGGCCTCATGGTCCTGCCCGAGCACCCTGCAGAGCCCTTTGACCACCAGGGCATGGTCTTCTCTTTGTGGCACACCAGAGACGGTCACCACCCCCACCAGTTCTCCTGTCTTCAGGGCAATGGGGAATGCACCGCCATGGGTGGCGTAATCTGCATCTGACAGACCGTGTGCAGTGGTGACATCTGTGTCCTGTGACCTGAGCTCCTGCCCGATCTGGTAGGAACTTTTCTGGAAGTGCTTGACCACATTGGCCTTTCTGCGCACCCAGTTCAGGTTGTCCGGGTTGGTGCCCGGAAGTGCCGTGAAGAACAGCTGCAGCCCATCCAGACGGTGGATGTCAATCACCACCCCTTTTTCTTCCTGAACAGCAATGTCGCGAATGGCGTTGCCCAGTTCCCATGCGGTGTCGAAATCAAAAACCTCAAACCTGAGGGCTTCCTCCTGCTTTTGCAGGCGTGCAAGATCTTCGGTGAAATTCATTCAGCCCTTCCTTTCAACACTCAGGCGCTGGCCTGTGGCAGAGGATTTCTCGCCCAGTTCCAGCAGTTCCATCACCAGTGTGGCTTCTTCAGCCGTGACAGGGTTGGAGGTCCCATTCAACAGCGCAGCAGCAATCCCTGTGTAATAGCTCTGGTAACTGCCCACCTGATTGTCTACCTCAGTTTTGATTGTCTGGCCTTCACTCTGGGTATACAGGGTGCCTTTTTCAGGATCATGGCCCCAGTTTTCAGACCCCGGACGGCCTCCAGCTTTCAGAGCGCTTTCCTGGGGGTCCAGCCCATATTTGATGTAACTTCCCTCTGTGCCATGCACAATGAACCTGGGGTTGGGTGCAGCCACCAGCATCGATCCATGCAAAATCACCCGCAGAGGGCCATATCCGAGCACCACATGGAAGAAGTCCGTGGCCTGCCCTCCATCCCTCTGGACAGAGAGATCAGCCTGCAGGGTGTCTGGCATCCCAAAAAGCTGTAAGGCCTGGTCCAGCACATGGGGTCCGAGGTCGTACCACAGTCCACTGCCTGGGAGGTCCTGTTCCCTCCAGCGGTTCACCACACCAGGTCGAAAACGGTCGAAGTGGGATTCAAAGTGCACCACCCGGCCCAGACGTCCTTCTGCAATCAGCCTTTTGATGGTCAGGAAATCCGCATCCCAGCGCCTGTTGTGGAAGACCGAGAGCAGCAGTTCGGAGCGGGCCGCCAGGGTGTCCAGTTCACGTGCCTCCACCGCCGTCAGGGTGAAGGGTTTGTCCACCACCACATGTTTTCCGGCCATGAGTGCAGCTTTAGCCAGATCAAAATGGGTGGTGTTGGGGGTGGCGATCACCACCAGATCGACATCTTCTCTGGAAAGGGCTTGCAGAGGATCTGGTTCCACCACTGCGTCCGGAAAATCGGCGTGAACTTTCTCAGGCTGACTGGAGGAGACCACATGAAGCTTCAGGTCCTGCACGCTGGCAATCAGGGGGGCATGGAAGGTTTTTCCTGCAAAGCCGTAACCAAGCAGGGCCACATTCAGGGTTCTGGCCGTCATGTTTTCTTTATAACCCAGATGGTGGGGTTGCGGTGCATGTTTGTGCGACCATCGAACGATCGTCCTGCTGGTTTAGACGTCCTGCTCCATGAACGCCATGAGGGGTTATCCTGTGTTGATTCCTGAAAGGCAGACCTTTCAGAGCCGCTTGGAGGAAAAATGTTTCACCAGAGACTCCTGGAACGAACCCAAAAGCTGAACACCCGCCTGTGTCTGGGTCTGGACCCCCGACTGAATGCACATGGCAGTTTTGAACAGATGAAACAGCAGACGCTGGCTGTGCTTGAAGGCGTGGCACCCTACGCGGCCTGTGTGAAACCCCAGGCCGCTTTTTATGAAGCCATGGGCCTTGAGGGCATTGCTTTCATGGTGGAACTCATGCGTCTGGCCCGCACGCTGGGCCTTCCGGTGCTGCTCGATGCCAAGCGTGGCGACATTGGGAGCACGGCAGAAGCTTACGCCCAGGCCTGGATGACCGGAGAACATGCAGGAAACGCCCTGACGGTGAACCCTTACCTGGGCTTTGAAACGCTCAGACCTTTCATTGATGCAGGCCGCAAGAATGGAGGTGGGGTCTTTGTGCTGGTCAAAACCTCCAATCCAGGCTCGAAAGACCTGCAGGACCTGCAAACACCCCAGGGTCTGCTTGCCGAGGTTGTCGCAAAAGCCCTGGACCAGATCGCAGCAGAAGAAGGAGATGGGATCAGCAGTGTGGGAGCCGTGGTCGGGGCCACCCACCCGGCAGAACTGAAAAAGTTCCGTGACCTGATGCCCAGGGCCACCCTGCTTCTTCCCGGTCTGGGGGCCCAGGGGGCAAGAGCTGAAGACCTTGCAGATGCCTTCAATGCCGAAGGCGTGGGGGCCGTGGTGAGTGCCTCCAGAGGCATCCAGTACGCCAGTGCAGACCTGGATGTGGAAGCCGCAGTTCAGGCGGCCATTGGCTTCAGGGACCAGCTGAATCAGGCTGTGCAGCACTGAAGCACATGAAAAGCAAAAGGCACCCTCTTCTGGGTGCCTTTTGCTTTGAAGCATCACTCAGTTGACTTTGAGGTAAGACTCCAGCAAAGAATCAATCAGTTCCACGCCACCATCGATCAGGTACTGTCCCAGCCCGTCGTTGCTGGCAGAGTAACCAAAGTAGGTGTTCCACCAGATCACCACAGGGTAGGGGTACAGGTCATCCTTGTTCAGGCTGGCAAATGCGCCATCATCACTGACGGTGATGGTGGTCAGCCAGGCTCTGGGGTTGCCGTTGGTGGCCTGCACGCTGAAATCAACAGCCCAGTTGGTGCAAGCCTTGTCTCCCATTTCTTTAAAGGGAATCTTGTTGGCTTTGGCTGTGTCCACAAAATAGTCGTAGAGGGTCTGTGCGACCTTCTGGGACGTGGCTCCCAGACCACCCACCTGAGCGGTGAAAGAATTGTTGTCGATGCAGAGCTCAGTTCCTGCAAGGTTGTCTTCAGGTGCAGCGAAAGCAGAACCAAGGCTGAGGACACAGGCTGCAGACAGCATCAGAACGGATTTTTTCATGGGTTTTCCTCCGGGTGGTGCCCCTTCAGTATAGGGGGCTGTTATTCTACAAATCTCACAGCCAGTGGTCTGTCAGGACAATGCAGCGGCAGGCGTTGCAGATGGATTGGAACGGCCAGATCATGCGTTACAGGCTTGAAGTCAAAATTTCACACAACACGTCACTGTCCTGAAGGAGTGAGCACAGGGCAGAAACCTTTATTACTGCTTTCAGCAGAACACTGGGCTCCTGCTGTTGTGATGCAGAAGAAGGGATGCTGGGGCATCCCTTCTTCTGCACGAAAATTTATTGTCATGCACTGAAAATCATTCAAAACCGTGAACTGTTTACTGCAAGATGAAGTCGCCCATCACCTCGGGGGTGGCAGTATCAAACCCCACCACATCCAGCATGCCAGCGTCTTTCGGGTCGGCAATGCTGAAACGGTTCGCCACCATGCCCACCACAATCAGTTTTGCAGGGATGCCCATTTCCCTGCGGTACTGCTGCAGGGCCTGGGCGGGGTGGATCTTGCCGTACCAGGTTTCGCTGTCGGTGTAGACCACGAAAGCATCAACTTCGATCTTTTCCTTGAGGGCATGCCGCATGGGGAGGGAGCAGTCCGTTCCACCCATCGGGATGCGGGCCACTGTGCGCACCACATCGTCCAGACGCTGGCGTGGAGAGATGTTGATGGGGGTCATGCCCGGGTCTCCTCCACCCCACTGTCCACCGTACCCACCACCTGCAGCGCTGAATCCGGTGATCATGTGCTGGGCTTCCACCGCAGCGGTCACCAGGGCCATTGCTGCACTGGCCACCCTGGGGGTCAGGCCGGGCACCCCTGCAATCTGTCCCGCTTCCATGCTTCCCGAAACATCCAGAGCAAGCATCATGCGCTTGCCTGTAGGGGTCACACTGCCGAAAGCCGTGTAGAAAGCAGCATCCAGTGCATCCACCACCTGCTGAACCGGCGTCCAGCTGGTCCCCTGACCACGCATGCCGTGTCCTGCAGCGTAGGTCTTCAGGGCTGCGAGCACCTTGATGGGGTGCAGGCGGGCCTTCAGGATGGCCTCGCTGTTGCCCAGTTTCTGGGTCACGAGACGCTGGGATTCAGACATGGGGGTGAGGAGTCCAATGCGGGTCATGTTGGCGAGGTTGCGCACCATCGCTTCCAGAGGCATGTGGGGCAGCATGGCTTCCCACACTTCAGGGCGGGTCAGGAATTCGGT
It encodes:
- the recR gene encoding recombination mediator RecR: MKYPASLLQLIRELSRWPGIGPKSAQKLAFYLFEQPQEDIERIAKLLLSAKEELHLCPECFNVTDKELCEVCSDQTRMRNQICVVEDAGDVLAIERSGEYRGLYHVLHGAISPMHGVGPDKLYIKQLMGRVQSDMEVILATSTTVEGEATSMYLQRQLASTGATVSRIAYGLPVGGALEYADEVTLGRAISGRQKIK
- a CDS encoding YbaB/EbfC family nucleoid-associated protein encodes the protein MDMKKLMKQMQQAQVAAQKIQDQLAGMTVTGTASGMVEVTLNGQGKLQGLKINPQAVDPDDVETLEDLLVVAIRDAQEKADALQQQETQRSMGFLGGLM
- a CDS encoding NUDIX hydrolase, whose protein sequence is MYTLTLPPFAAQVGLAVDVVAFAMHKGQLHILLVRRGLEPHSQSWALPGGFVQHEETLAAAALRELREETSVALSPNHLEQLYTFGNPGRDPRGRIVSVAHMAVLPHGTPAVHAGGSTVGAAWFVAHDPPPLAFDHADILARAIRRLQTRLEYANLAFEFLPEHFTLPELQEVYEAILNQKLDKRNFRKRILSQGLLEPAGERRNGVGRPAQVYRRTKRVKYPGSAL
- the infC gene encoding translation initiation factor IF-3 produces the protein MVVISKEHKINEQIRVRQVRLIDDEGGQVGIIDTREALRVAQEKGLDLVMVGATAVPPVCKLMDYGRFRYEQQQNEKENRRRARTQEVKSIKFRIKIDENDFNTKTNHVRRFLEEGNKVKVTIMFRGRERTHPELGERILERVADAIKDIGSPEGAPSIAGMDMNMIVAPAPGKIKKKDAEDTEAIGSEA
- a CDS encoding methyltransferase domain-containing protein yields the protein MQTYQLDLLEGLSPFVLNELKPLNARILGKGKDFLRIAFPGKPLPLLQLRTVVAVSRIERFEVPRPKALLGHQHLTRLLSIVQDTLKLGTFASFRFAAAGSDSSVFQRLAEEISKQSGLRHDPEEGELVLRVLKAGEGWEVLIRLSPRPLSARPWRVANMEGGLNATVAAAMLQLAHVEKHDVVYNPMCGSGTLMIECGQIYGARKVSGCDLDFEHVEFARSNLQAAGLPFEVDIADATHLDLPDQSVDVILCDLPWGDNVGTNTGNLVLYPEFFREMTRIASAGARMVLISHEVKLMDRLIKGQSDWKLLREDRVYHGGHFPRIYTFNRTV
- a CDS encoding phosphotransferase family protein, with the protein product MGHLAGDHLNTVSGSLGVMLSAVKSWAGHPEPVAYPLMLKSAMKGAFPDLQRMELLRLGEGERADYAFLRLQVSGTSREVFVKYRPADDFSEKHFKRFLNEIQYLRDFAPLLSIPHAALLGYQQSEATLKAHLILESLEDRCMHWSDLPEPERFNRVHQVMRLMGEFHAQWMLHPALKQHPSAPWGDQIHRLIFKHRSCLQQGREDLNLSPELLRVADHLLNPGVLEGLFAEARKVTLCHGDFHFGQVMVDRLNWDRLYLIDYEHSCVSPVGFDLAHFLVIRFNWFERTRLEHELLQQYLQVLHQHGIALSQEELYREYRVGILHNFLLMWARYQREPEPMFHELLNRLFVALQEHQVLQPEPFFG
- the rpmI gene encoding 50S ribosomal protein L35 codes for the protein MPKQKTKKAAVRRIKVTATGKVMAFKSGKRHQNTGKSGKEIANKGTGFVLAKSEWARMKLMFPGGRN
- the rplT gene encoding 50S ribosomal protein L20, whose protein sequence is MPRAKTGIIRRRRHKKVLKRAKGFWGSRSKNYKNAFQTLLNAATYEYRDRRNKKRDFRRLWIQRINAAARLNDISYSSLMFGLKKAGVALDRKVLADIAAREPQVFATLVTTAKNALASA
- a CDS encoding heme-degrading domain-containing protein, producing MNFTEDLARLQKQEEALRFEVFDFDTAWELGNAIRDIAVQEEKGVVIDIHRLDGLQLFFTALPGTNPDNLNWVRRKANVVKHFQKSSYQIGQELRSQDTDVTTAHGLSDADYATHGGAFPIALKTGELVGVVTVSGVPQREDHALVVKGLCRVLGQDHEALKLD
- a CDS encoding oxidoreductase, with the translated sequence MTARTLNVALLGYGFAGKTFHAPLIASVQDLKLHVVSSSQPEKVHADFPDAVVEPDPLQALSREDVDLVVIATPNTTHFDLAKAALMAGKHVVVDKPFTLTAVEARELDTLAARSELLLSVFHNRRWDADFLTIKRLIAEGRLGRVVHFESHFDRFRPGVVNRWREQDLPGSGLWYDLGPHVLDQALQLFGMPDTLQADLSVQRDGGQATDFFHVVLGYGPLRVILHGSMLVAAPNPRFIVHGTEGSYIKYGLDPQESALKAGGRPGSENWGHDPEKGTLYTQSEGQTIKTEVDNQVGSYQSYYTGIAAALLNGTSNPVTAEEATLVMELLELGEKSSATGQRLSVERKG
- the pyrF gene encoding orotidine-5'-phosphate decarboxylase, which produces MFHQRLLERTQKLNTRLCLGLDPRLNAHGSFEQMKQQTLAVLEGVAPYAACVKPQAAFYEAMGLEGIAFMVELMRLARTLGLPVLLDAKRGDIGSTAEAYAQAWMTGEHAGNALTVNPYLGFETLRPFIDAGRKNGGGVFVLVKTSNPGSKDLQDLQTPQGLLAEVVAKALDQIAAEEGDGISSVGAVVGATHPAELKKFRDLMPRATLLLPGLGAQGARAEDLADAFNAEGVGAVVSASRGIQYASADLDVEAAVQAAIGFRDQLNQAVQH
- a CDS encoding TROVE domain-containing protein, whose protein sequence is MKWTKHYQTSRTPQNQPIPGSNQKANNAGGYAWEVSDWTQLDRFLILGSEGGTFYVGEQKLTIDNAEAVKRCIELDGIRTVNRIAEISESGRAPKNDPALFALAMCASFGNEQTRKAALEALPRVARIGTHLFHFMDFVQGFRGWGRGLRRAIGDWYNQKDVKALALLAVKYRQRDGWTHRDALRLAHPKAQSDAHQKLYRWITQDEFAPAQGLEIVDAFRQAQTAPLKEVVHLIEKYRLPREAIPTEFLTRPEVWEAMLPHMPLEAMVRNLANMTRIGLLTPMSESQRLVTQKLGNSEAILKARLHPIKVLAALKTYAAGHGMRGQGTSWTPVQQVVDALDAAFYTAFGSVTPTGKRMMLALDVSGSMEAGQIAGVPGLTPRVASAAMALVTAAVEAQHMITGFSAAGGGYGGQWGGGDPGMTPINISPRQRLDDVVRTVARIPMGGTDCSLPMRHALKEKIEVDAFVVYTDSETWYGKIHPAQALQQYRREMGIPAKLIVVGMVANRFSIADPKDAGMLDVVGFDTATPEVMGDFILQ